Proteins encoded in a region of the Prochlorothrix hollandica PCC 9006 = CALU 1027 genome:
- a CDS encoding DUF4926 domain-containing protein: MLKELDVITLTHDFEDYKLRKGTQGAIVHCYYDQQAYEVEFVSDEGETLALLTLERGDIQLERDMIKEQVLELLDCLPSDLLAEVRDFAEFLGQKQRKVS; this comes from the coding sequence ATGCTAAAAGAGCTAGATGTAATTACTTTAACCCACGATTTTGAAGATTACAAATTAAGAAAAGGTACTCAGGGAGCGATTGTTCATTGTTATTATGATCAACAAGCTTATGAGGTAGAGTTTGTCAGTGATGAGGGAGAAACACTAGCTTTACTAACCTTAGAAAGAGGGGATATTCAATTAGAAAGAGACATGATCAAAGAACAAGTTTTAGAACTTCTTGATTGTTTACCTTCTGATTTATTAGCAGAGGTTCGAGATTTTGCTGAATTTTTAGGACAGAAACAAAGGAAAGTGAGTTAG
- a CDS encoding DUF6883 domain-containing protein — translation MLEQQLLNLAYFQDVTETITTVHGIKYVIVGTINSPSGKIVNILTVWIIDVGQENPRFVTARPYLETKG, via the coding sequence ATCTTAGAACAACAGTTATTAAATTTAGCTTATTTTCAGGATGTTACTGAAACTATAACAACAGTACATGGCATTAAATATGTAATAGTTGGGACAATTAATTCCCCTAGTGGTAAAATAGTTAATATTCTAACGGTATGGATTATTGATGTTGGTCAAGAAAATCCTAGATTTGTTACCGCTCGACCATATTTAGAAACTAAGGGCTAA
- a CDS encoding DUF6883 domain-containing protein yields MLLPNREKAFIELPKLTDYLLSESHSVGKSKAKFFRELDFSQENITTATLNQL; encoded by the coding sequence TTGTTATTACCAAATAGGGAAAAAGCTTTTATCGAACTTCCCAAACTTACAGATTATTTACTGTCAGAAAGTCACTCTGTTGGCAAATCAAAAGCTAAATTTTTCCGAGAACTTGATTTTAGTCAAGAAAATATTACTACAGCAACCCTAAATCAGTTGTAA
- a CDS encoding heavy metal translocating P-type ATPase produces MTTLTLNLQGLSCAACANAVDRALRQAPGVTDCSVNFALEQATVTYAPGQTDLVRLQAAVAKAGYQAFPAEDLHSLSRGEVDPGRQRQQRSLQHQVILGAILSSVLVVGSLPMMLGVHIPGIPLVLHHPLVQLLLTAPVQFWCGRSFYRGAWTALGRGSSDMNTLVVLGTSTAFFYSLFPTFFAPWFRDHGLSTGVYYETAAVVITLILLGRLLEQRARGQTSEAIRTLMGLQAKTARVVRQGQTVDIPIAAVKVGDWVVVRPGEKVPVDGVITEGTATLDESMVTGESLPVQKTEGSEVIGATLNKTGSFRFRVTRVGRETLLAQIVQLVHQAQSSKAPLQRLADRVIAVFVPTVLIIAAATFGIWFFLAHNLPLALTNTVGVLVIACPCALGLATPVSIIVATGQGAAQGILIKDAQSLELAHQLHTIVLDKTGTLTLGKPVVNHFATVGGCAQGQELELLAAVAAIETASEHPLADALVTYGQSQGLGPLSPVTDFEAVPGCGVWGRVADRPIHIGTAAWFQDLGWDLQVSTPAGQGFLDLQQDWEQQQQTVVWVAVAGSVAGIFAIADAIKPQAAAAIRGLKRLGLEVVMLSGDNRTTAQAIAQTLGITEVMAPVRPDQKAATIQRLQQQPPTQGRPSPRRVAMVGDGINDAPALAQADVGIAIGTGTDVAMAASDITLISGDLRGIEGAIRLSRATVANIRQNLFFAFVYNVLGIPIAAGVLYPLWGWSLNPMVAGAAMALSSVSVVTNALRLKSALPAPPSSSQLG; encoded by the coding sequence ATGACTACCCTGACTCTCAACCTCCAAGGTCTCAGTTGCGCCGCCTGTGCCAATGCCGTCGATCGAGCCTTGCGACAGGCTCCCGGTGTCACGGACTGTAGCGTTAACTTTGCCCTGGAACAAGCCACCGTCACCTATGCCCCTGGGCAAACCGACCTGGTGCGCCTGCAAGCCGCTGTCGCCAAGGCCGGGTACCAAGCCTTTCCCGCTGAAGACCTCCACAGCCTCAGCAGGGGTGAAGTCGATCCTGGACGACAGCGGCAGCAGCGATCGCTGCAACATCAGGTGATCCTGGGGGCGATCCTCAGCAGCGTCTTAGTGGTGGGCAGTTTGCCCATGATGCTGGGGGTTCACATTCCCGGAATCCCCCTGGTGCTACACCATCCCCTGGTGCAACTGCTGCTGACGGCTCCGGTGCAATTTTGGTGTGGGCGATCGTTCTATCGCGGTGCATGGACAGCCCTGGGGCGGGGCAGCAGCGACATGAATACCCTGGTGGTGCTCGGCACCAGCACCGCCTTTTTCTACTCCCTCTTTCCCACCTTCTTTGCCCCCTGGTTCCGGGATCATGGTCTCAGCACAGGGGTCTATTACGAAACGGCAGCGGTGGTCATTACCCTGATTTTGTTGGGGCGGCTGTTGGAGCAACGGGCGCGGGGCCAAACCTCCGAAGCCATCCGCACCCTCATGGGGCTACAAGCTAAGACGGCGCGGGTGGTGCGCCAGGGTCAGACGGTGGATATTCCCATTGCCGCCGTCAAGGTGGGGGATTGGGTGGTGGTGCGACCTGGGGAAAAGGTGCCCGTGGATGGGGTGATCACCGAGGGCACTGCCACCCTGGATGAGTCTATGGTGACGGGGGAAAGCCTACCGGTGCAAAAGACGGAGGGATCCGAGGTTATCGGGGCTACCTTGAACAAAACCGGGAGTTTCCGCTTCCGGGTAACCCGCGTGGGCCGGGAAACCCTGCTGGCCCAGATTGTGCAACTGGTGCACCAGGCCCAATCCTCCAAGGCTCCCCTCCAGCGACTGGCCGATCGGGTCATTGCTGTCTTTGTGCCCACGGTGTTGATCATTGCCGCCGCCACCTTTGGTATTTGGTTCTTCCTGGCCCATAACTTGCCCCTCGCCCTCACCAACACCGTGGGGGTTCTGGTGATTGCCTGTCCCTGTGCCCTGGGTCTGGCCACCCCCGTCTCGATCATTGTGGCCACGGGTCAAGGCGCGGCCCAGGGGATTTTGATTAAAGATGCCCAAAGCCTGGAACTAGCCCACCAGTTGCACACCATTGTGCTGGACAAAACCGGCACCCTCACCCTAGGCAAGCCCGTGGTCAACCACTTCGCCACGGTGGGGGGCTGTGCCCAGGGGCAGGAACTGGAACTGCTGGCGGCGGTGGCGGCGATCGAAACCGCCTCCGAACATCCCCTCGCCGATGCCCTGGTGACCTATGGCCAGAGCCAGGGATTGGGTCCCTTGTCCCCTGTGACCGACTTTGAGGCGGTGCCCGGTTGTGGGGTCTGGGGTCGGGTGGCCGATCGCCCCATCCACATCGGCACAGCGGCCTGGTTCCAGGACTTGGGCTGGGATCTCCAGGTCAGTACCCCCGCCGGTCAAGGGTTTCTGGACCTGCAACAGGACTGGGAACAGCAGCAACAAACGGTGGTCTGGGTGGCCGTTGCGGGATCCGTTGCGGGGATCTTTGCCATTGCGGATGCCATTAAACCCCAAGCAGCAGCAGCGATTCGGGGATTGAAACGGTTGGGGCTGGAGGTGGTGATGTTATCGGGGGATAACCGGACCACGGCCCAGGCGATCGCCCAAACCCTGGGCATTACGGAGGTCATGGCCCCGGTCCGGCCCGACCAAAAAGCCGCCACGATCCAACGGCTCCAACAGCAGCCCCCCACCCAGGGCCGTCCCTCTCCGCGACGGGTGGCCATGGTGGGGGATGGCATTAATGATGCCCCGGCCCTGGCCCAGGCTGATGTGGGCATTGCTATCGGCACTGGTACGGATGTGGCCATGGCTGCCAGTGATATCACCTTAATTTCCGGGGATTTACGGGGTATTGAAGGGGCTATCCGCCTCAGTCGGGCCACGGTCGCCAATATTCGCCAAAATCTCTTTTTTGCCTTTGTCTATAATGTCCTGGGTATTCCCATCGCCGCTGGAGTCCTCTATCCCCTCTGGGGCTGGAGCCTCAACCCCATGGTTGCCGGAGCCGCCATGGCCCTCAGTTCCGTCTCGGTGGTGACCAATGCCCTACGCCTTAAATCAGCGTTGCCAGCCCCCCCTAGCTCCTCTCAGCTAGGATGA
- a CDS encoding Hpt domain-containing protein, with amino-acid sequence MLFLKPPPDFPIDWDYIQNLADGDNEFALELLQVFVQDLQSQLPNLQKAIAIENYIKIQESAHYLKGASGNVGAREMHSLMQSLEKQAKAEVIDGAELIYATTAQYFEIISQWVASASH; translated from the coding sequence ATGCTATTTCTCAAACCCCCCCCCGACTTTCCCATTGATTGGGATTACATCCAAAATCTCGCCGATGGTGACAATGAGTTTGCCCTGGAATTACTCCAGGTGTTTGTTCAGGACTTGCAGTCCCAGCTCCCGAATCTCCAGAAGGCGATCGCGATCGAGAACTACATCAAAATCCAGGAATCTGCCCATTACCTAAAAGGAGCCAGCGGCAATGTGGGTGCGCGGGAAATGCACTCCCTGATGCAGTCCCTGGAAAAGCAAGCAAAAGCTGAGGTTATCGATGGGGCCGAGCTGATCTATGCCACCACGGCCCAATACTTTGAAATCATTAGCCAATGGGTTGCTTCCGCCAGCCACTAA
- the glyA gene encoding serine hydroxymethyltransferase, with product MTDTNFDLLQRNDPTLTAMMQRELQRQQEHLELIASENFTSPAVMAAQGSVLTNKYAEGLPGKRYYGGCEFVDEVEQLAIDRVKELFGAAHANVQPHSGAQANFAVLLALLQPGDTILGMDLSHGGHLTHGSPVNVSGKWFKVAQYGVNQETEQLDFDQIRAIALEHQPKLIICGYSAYSRIIDFAQFRAIADEVGAYLMADIAHIAGLVASGHHPNPLPHCDVVTTTTHKTLRGPRGGLIMTRDPELGKKFDKAVFPGSQGGPLEHVIAAKAVAFGEALQPDFKVYCGQVIANAQALAAQLEARGLKTVSGGTDNHLVLVDLRSISMTGKRADQLVSTVKITANKNTVPFDPESPFVTSGLRLGSPAMTTRGMGTAEFEEIANIIADRLLNPEDEAIELQCRQRVAALCDRFPLYPHLRSGQPALV from the coding sequence GTGACTGACACTAACTTTGATCTATTGCAACGCAATGACCCCACGCTGACGGCCATGATGCAACGGGAATTGCAGCGGCAGCAGGAGCATTTGGAACTGATCGCCAGCGAGAACTTTACCTCCCCAGCGGTGATGGCCGCCCAAGGTTCCGTGCTGACCAATAAATATGCGGAAGGTCTGCCGGGGAAACGCTATTACGGCGGCTGTGAATTTGTCGATGAGGTGGAGCAGTTAGCCATCGATCGCGTCAAAGAACTGTTTGGAGCCGCCCATGCCAATGTGCAACCCCACTCCGGTGCCCAGGCTAACTTTGCGGTGTTACTGGCCCTGCTCCAGCCGGGAGACACCATCCTGGGCATGGATCTGTCCCATGGGGGACACCTGACCCACGGATCCCCCGTCAATGTGTCCGGTAAATGGTTCAAGGTGGCCCAGTATGGGGTGAACCAAGAGACCGAGCAACTGGATTTTGACCAAATCCGGGCCATTGCCCTAGAACATCAGCCCAAGCTGATTATTTGTGGGTATTCGGCCTATTCTCGCATTATTGATTTTGCCCAGTTCCGGGCGATCGCCGACGAAGTGGGAGCCTACCTGATGGCGGACATTGCCCACATTGCCGGCCTGGTGGCCAGCGGTCACCACCCCAACCCCCTCCCCCACTGTGATGTGGTCACCACCACGACCCACAAAACCCTGCGGGGTCCCCGGGGCGGGCTGATCATGACCCGTGATCCAGAACTGGGCAAAAAGTTTGATAAGGCGGTCTTTCCCGGTAGCCAAGGGGGTCCCTTGGAGCATGTGATTGCGGCGAAAGCGGTGGCCTTTGGGGAAGCCTTGCAACCAGATTTTAAGGTCTATTGTGGCCAAGTCATCGCCAATGCCCAGGCGTTGGCGGCGCAACTGGAGGCGCGGGGGCTGAAAACCGTGTCCGGCGGCACCGATAACCATTTGGTTCTGGTGGATCTGCGATCGATTTCCATGACGGGCAAGCGGGCCGATCAACTGGTCAGCACCGTGAAAATCACCGCCAACAAAAACACCGTCCCCTTTGACCCCGAATCCCCCTTTGTCACCAGCGGCTTGCGCCTGGGTTCCCCCGCCATGACGACCCGGGGCATGGGTACGGCTGAGTTTGAGGAGATCGCCAATATCATTGCCGATCGCCTGCTCAATCCAGAGGATGAGGCGATCGAACTCCAGTGTCGTCAACGGGTTGCGGCCCTCTGCGATCGCTTCCCCCTCTATCCCCATCTGCGCAGTGGTCAACCCGCCTTGGTCTAG
- a CDS encoding MFS transporter, whose amino-acid sequence MFGLKPETLPLHGFKNLESVTQRNFAVLFLSGLLFWASLTTLLPTLPLYLQSIGATPQEVGIIIGAFGIGLLVFRFLLGYAADRQRKAVLVLGLVAVTVAPLGYWLTDSLPILLGVRIFHGLSVAAFTTGYIALVTDLAPTAVRGEILGYMTLVNPVGMAIGPALGAWVQDSAGNTSLFWVSVAIGAMGLGCACQVEDTTQQILKPRRPDPGITAEPAGDRPRVSTPDSSNRFWQLLLIPAIYIPSLMLLFLGLAFGTFNTFLSLFIKTLGLEMNAGLIFTAAALGSFLIRVVTGPASDRYGRGLFISLGLLSYGVSMGILFVAHHPWQLLGAGILEGVGFGMLVATLAALMADRSRPQERARSLNFCFIGLDLGIAISGPLLGTLANNGDYRPVFGVVTVLPLMALLLFMTCGCAGLGRSFRFALGLGEDSYRLP is encoded by the coding sequence TTGTTCGGGTTAAAACCAGAAACACTGCCCCTCCATGGCTTTAAAAACCTAGAATCCGTCACCCAACGCAATTTTGCTGTTCTTTTTCTGTCCGGGCTGTTGTTTTGGGCCAGCCTCACCACATTGCTGCCCACCTTGCCCCTCTACTTGCAATCCATTGGTGCCACCCCCCAGGAGGTGGGGATTATTATTGGTGCCTTTGGGATCGGTTTATTGGTGTTTCGCTTTCTGTTGGGCTATGCCGCCGATCGCCAGCGTAAGGCCGTGCTGGTGTTGGGGCTAGTGGCAGTGACCGTGGCTCCCCTGGGCTACTGGCTGACAGACTCCCTGCCCATTCTGTTGGGGGTGCGCATCTTCCATGGCTTGAGTGTGGCAGCATTTACCACCGGCTATATCGCCTTGGTGACGGATTTAGCACCCACAGCGGTGCGGGGAGAGATTCTAGGTTATATGACCCTGGTGAATCCGGTGGGCATGGCCATTGGGCCAGCCTTGGGGGCATGGGTGCAGGACAGCGCCGGTAATACATCCCTGTTTTGGGTCTCCGTCGCCATTGGGGCAATGGGGTTGGGGTGCGCCTGCCAAGTCGAAGACACCACCCAGCAGATCCTGAAACCCCGCCGCCCTGACCCTGGGATCACGGCGGAACCAGCGGGGGATCGTCCCAGGGTCTCTACCCCGGACTCCTCCAACCGCTTCTGGCAACTGCTGCTGATCCCCGCCATCTATATCCCGTCGCTGATGCTGCTGTTTTTAGGCCTTGCCTTTGGTACCTTCAACACCTTTTTGTCCCTGTTCATCAAAACCCTAGGGCTGGAGATGAATGCGGGCTTGATCTTTACCGCAGCAGCCCTGGGCAGTTTCCTGATTCGGGTGGTGACCGGCCCAGCCTCCGATCGCTATGGTCGGGGTTTGTTTATCAGCCTGGGACTACTGTCCTATGGGGTGTCCATGGGGATCTTGTTTGTGGCCCATCACCCCTGGCAGCTCCTGGGGGCGGGAATACTGGAGGGGGTGGGCTTTGGCATGTTGGTGGCCACCTTAGCGGCCTTGATGGCCGATCGCTCCCGGCCCCAGGAACGGGCGCGGAGTCTCAATTTTTGTTTTATTGGGTTGGATTTAGGCATTGCCATCTCCGGTCCCCTGCTGGGCACTTTGGCCAACAATGGGGACTATCGCCCGGTGTTTGGGGTGGTGACGGTGTTGCCCCTGATGGCGCTGCTGCTCTTCATGACCTGTGGCTGTGCGGGGTTGGGGCGATCGTTCCGCTTTGCCCTCGGTCTGGGGGAAGACAGCTACAGGCTCCCTTAG
- the tatC gene encoding twin-arginine translocase subunit TatC: protein MTVTSDLESKTKQTAPGAIVPDPFPDPQPDPDDLPDDVEMDFFDHLEELRQRIFYSLIAVGVGCLACFVAVRPIVKLLEAPAEGVRFLQLAPGEFFFVSIEVAGYSGLLVSSPFLLYQIMQFVLPGLTRRERGLLAPVVLGSTILFGAGLVFAYGLLIPAALNFFISYGDGVVEQQWSIDLYFKFVLTLLFFTGLSFQVPVVQLLLGRLGIVTAQQMLAGWRYVLLAAAIAGAVITPSTDPLTQSLLGGAIVGLYFGGIGLVALTTPQKS, encoded by the coding sequence ATGACTGTGACCTCCGATCTGGAATCAAAAACCAAGCAGACCGCTCCTGGGGCGATCGTCCCAGATCCATTCCCCGATCCCCAACCCGATCCCGATGATCTACCGGATGATGTGGAGATGGATTTCTTTGATCATTTGGAGGAATTACGGCAGCGGATTTTCTACAGCCTCATTGCTGTGGGGGTGGGTTGTTTGGCCTGTTTTGTGGCGGTGCGTCCCATCGTCAAACTGCTGGAAGCCCCAGCGGAGGGGGTGCGCTTTCTCCAGTTGGCTCCGGGGGAATTTTTCTTTGTGTCGATCGAGGTGGCCGGCTACAGTGGTTTGCTGGTGTCCAGCCCCTTTTTGCTCTATCAAATTATGCAGTTTGTGCTGCCGGGGCTAACCCGTCGGGAGCGGGGGTTATTGGCTCCCGTTGTCCTGGGTTCCACGATTCTGTTTGGGGCGGGTTTAGTCTTTGCCTATGGTCTGTTGATCCCCGCTGCCCTCAACTTTTTCATCAGCTATGGGGATGGGGTGGTGGAGCAACAATGGTCCATCGATCTCTACTTTAAGTTTGTCTTGACCCTGCTGTTTTTCACGGGGCTGTCCTTTCAGGTGCCGGTGGTGCAGTTGTTGTTGGGGCGTTTGGGCATTGTCACGGCCCAACAAATGCTGGCGGGCTGGCGCTATGTGTTGCTGGCGGCGGCGATCGCGGGGGCCGTGATCACCCCGTCTACGGATCCCCTGACCCAATCTTTGTTGGGGGGCGCGATCGTTGGTCTCTATTTTGGCGGCATTGGTTTAGTGGCCTTAACCACCCCCCAAAAGTCTTAG
- a CDS encoding FxLYD domain-containing protein — MRFMGFQPRLPLGLPGTKTLVLAVCLWILSWTFTLPAAALTPLKMMDLDYAACPADIGQGAVTSNGTTRPAQCFLISGTVVNSSGKTVYDADVYGRIYDATGNSVMQNRGRIGNIEEVPPGNSPFEVRVSIPQGQPAPLQLKQFKASGFSGPVKNFNFKQIRP, encoded by the coding sequence ATGCGCTTTATGGGATTTCAACCCCGACTACCCTTAGGATTACCTGGAACCAAAACCCTGGTTCTGGCCGTTTGCCTGTGGATCCTGAGCTGGACTTTTACCTTGCCAGCGGCAGCGCTCACCCCACTGAAGATGATGGACTTAGACTATGCCGCCTGTCCCGCCGACATTGGCCAGGGAGCCGTCACCAGTAATGGCACCACTCGCCCCGCCCAATGTTTTCTAATTTCCGGCACGGTGGTCAATTCAAGCGGTAAAACCGTCTATGACGCGGATGTTTATGGCCGCATTTATGATGCCACGGGCAACTCCGTCATGCAGAATCGGGGCCGCATTGGCAACATTGAGGAAGTGCCCCCCGGTAACAGTCCCTTTGAGGTGCGGGTGTCCATTCCCCAAGGCCAACCGGCTCCCTTGCAGCTCAAGCAATTCAAAGCGTCGGGCTTTTCTGGTCCGGTGAAGAATTTCAATTTCAAGCAAATTCGTCCCTAA
- a CDS encoding DUF928 domain-containing protein yields MNWIPQPQPPLPRVAVAPAPSRMHREASPTLPPFGRFPFWRSVSSPLSRLGMLSRRSLGLVGLVSLGWALGAAAPAWAGFQPPDRGYPDNAMTQGGGTRSPHSLCVSNPALNPALNPALNPDLTLTPLVPQHAMALTAEAYPRFFWLMPENTAQYGEFSLFSVTKDDSKTWDDTLLYQTEFQPDPQGGMASLKLPDSLGLPPLEPGKAYRWYVTLLCDADNPLENLTLGGWIERSSLSPIVTLDIHQAQGRDRVSLLSQAGLWFDTVEALALWQCQDPDNPGIRQLWSELLQHQAVDLGNLAHQPLPPLCDASLDPALAHPRSPAQPLAQQQP; encoded by the coding sequence ATGAACTGGATACCTCAGCCCCAGCCTCCTTTGCCCAGGGTGGCTGTTGCCCCCGCCCCCAGCCGGATGCACCGGGAAGCCTCCCCAACCCTTCCCCCATTTGGACGATTTCCGTTTTGGCGCTCGGTTAGCAGCCCTCTGTCCCGGTTAGGGATGCTGAGTCGCCGATCCCTGGGCCTGGTGGGACTGGTGAGCTTGGGTTGGGCACTAGGGGCTGCTGCCCCCGCCTGGGCTGGTTTTCAACCCCCCGATCGCGGTTACCCCGACAATGCCATGACCCAAGGGGGCGGCACCCGCAGCCCCCATAGTCTCTGTGTCAGCAACCCAGCCCTAAACCCAGCCCTAAACCCAGCCCTAAACCCAGACCTAACCCTGACTCCCCTGGTGCCCCAGCACGCCATGGCCCTCACCGCTGAGGCTTATCCTCGGTTCTTCTGGTTAATGCCGGAAAATACAGCCCAGTATGGGGAATTCAGCCTTTTTTCGGTAACGAAAGACGACAGTAAAACCTGGGATGACACCTTGCTCTATCAAACTGAATTTCAGCCCGATCCCCAGGGAGGCATGGCTAGCCTCAAGCTGCCGGACAGCCTAGGTTTACCGCCCTTAGAACCGGGGAAAGCCTATCGCTGGTATGTCACCCTGCTGTGCGATGCCGATAATCCCCTGGAAAACCTGACCCTGGGGGGCTGGATTGAGCGATCGTCCTTGTCCCCGATCGTAACCCTGGATATCCACCAGGCCCAGGGCCGCGATCGGGTCTCCCTCTTAAGCCAAGCCGGGTTATGGTTCGACACCGTGGAAGCCTTAGCCCTGTGGCAGTGCCAGGATCCCGATAATCCAGGCATTCGCCAACTCTGGTCTGAACTGCTCCAGCATCAGGCTGTGGATCTGGGTAACCTGGCCCACCAGCCCCTGCCCCCCCTCTGCGACGCATCCCTAGACCCCGCCCTAGCCCATCCCCGATCGCCCGCCCAACCCTTGGCTCAGCAGCAACCCTAG
- a CDS encoding FAD-dependent hydroxylase, translated as MAIAPPPVPAVAPSAARLTPIPDDRLDVVIVGGGIVGLTLACSLGEAGLTVAVVERQPLSQGLGNGRSYALTLLTGDIFQGMGLWDEIRTQITAFDTIQLSDGHYPGVVQLRAEHLRRSALGYVGEHRVLLHALWQRLQTLDTVTWLCPAQVLAVDYGPASPAPARATVTLTHSDGSLHRLHTPLVVAADGARSPLRCGAGIGTKGWAYWQSCIGFTVRTEKPHNNTAYERFWPSGPFAILPLPGQRCQVVWTAPHDEAQRLAALPEAEFTALLMERFGSPMGAVQLDSPRIVFPVQLMHSDRYSQEGLALVGDAAHCCHPVGGQGMNLGIRDAVALGEVVKTAQGRGEDWGSGAVLKRYERWRRWENWAILAFTDGLDRCFSNGFWPLVWARRLGLHTLQTVAPVRQMALGLMTGQLGRKPSVAIAPPPVLPVPVIPDPGDHASP; from the coding sequence ATGGCCATTGCCCCCCCTCCTGTTCCCGCCGTTGCCCCCTCTGCTGCCCGTCTCACGCCGATACCTGACGATCGCCTCGATGTGGTGATTGTGGGGGGAGGGATCGTCGGGTTAACCCTGGCCTGTAGCTTGGGGGAAGCGGGGTTGACGGTGGCCGTGGTGGAACGCCAGCCCCTCAGCCAAGGACTGGGCAATGGGCGATCCTATGCCTTGACCCTGTTGACGGGGGACATTTTCCAGGGCATGGGCCTATGGGACGAGATTCGCACCCAGATTACGGCCTTTGACACCATCCAGTTATCCGATGGCCACTATCCCGGCGTTGTGCAGTTGCGGGCGGAACATTTACGGCGATCGGCCCTGGGCTATGTGGGGGAACACCGGGTTTTGCTCCATGCCCTCTGGCAACGCCTCCAGACCTTGGACACCGTGACCTGGCTCTGTCCGGCCCAGGTGCTGGCTGTGGATTATGGCCCTGCCAGCCCAGCCCCCGCCAGGGCCACCGTCACCCTCACCCACAGCGATGGCTCCCTACATCGCCTGCACACGCCCCTAGTAGTGGCGGCGGATGGGGCACGATCGCCCCTGCGCTGTGGTGCGGGCATTGGCACCAAAGGCTGGGCCTATTGGCAATCCTGCATTGGCTTCACGGTGCGCACCGAAAAGCCCCACAACAACACCGCCTATGAACGCTTTTGGCCCAGTGGTCCCTTTGCCATTTTGCCCCTGCCGGGACAGCGCTGCCAGGTGGTGTGGACTGCGCCCCATGACGAAGCCCAACGCCTAGCGGCCCTCCCGGAGGCAGAGTTTACGGCCCTGTTAATGGAGCGCTTTGGCTCCCCAATGGGGGCGGTGCAGTTGGACAGCCCTCGCATCGTCTTCCCGGTGCAGTTGATGCACAGCGATCGCTACAGCCAGGAAGGTCTAGCATTGGTGGGGGATGCGGCCCATTGTTGCCATCCCGTGGGGGGGCAGGGTATGAATTTGGGCATTCGAGACGCGGTGGCCCTGGGGGAAGTGGTGAAGACGGCCCAAGGCCGGGGGGAAGATTGGGGCAGTGGGGCGGTGCTGAAGCGCTATGAACGCTGGCGGCGCTGGGAAAATTGGGCTATTTTGGCCTTTACTGATGGCCTCGATCGCTGCTTTTCCAACGGTTTCTGGCCCTTGGTCTGGGCGCGACGACTGGGGTTACATACCCTGCAAACCGTGGCTCCGGTGCGGCAGATGGCCCTGGGGCTGATGACGGGACAGTTAGGCCGTAAGCCATCGGTGGCGATCGCCCCGCCCCCTGTTCTCCCAGTCCCTGTGATCCCGGATCCGGGGGATCACGCAAGTCCCTGA
- the def gene encoding peptide deformylase: MPVDVVVEKAKLKNPPLDVRRLGDRALRQPAKRVAKVDDEVRLLVRKMLQTMYSEDGIGLAAPQVAVNKQIIIIDVNLEEPTTPPLVMINPTIQGFGEEVVLFEEGCLSIPQVFLEVRRPEVVKVSYRDEMGRPHSILADGIVGRVIQHEIDHLNGVLFVDRAENKIALSQELTSQNFSLSAVRALS, from the coding sequence ATGCCTGTAGATGTTGTGGTGGAAAAGGCCAAATTAAAGAACCCCCCCTTAGATGTGCGTCGATTGGGCGATCGGGCGCTGCGACAGCCTGCAAAGCGAGTAGCTAAGGTGGACGATGAGGTGCGGCTGTTGGTGCGCAAAATGCTGCAAACCATGTACAGCGAAGATGGCATTGGCCTTGCTGCCCCCCAGGTGGCCGTTAATAAACAAATCATCATCATTGATGTCAATCTGGAGGAGCCAACCACACCCCCGTTGGTGATGATTAACCCCACGATCCAGGGCTTTGGGGAAGAGGTGGTGCTCTTTGAAGAAGGCTGTCTTAGCATTCCCCAGGTGTTCCTGGAGGTGCGGCGACCGGAGGTGGTGAAGGTGAGCTACCGGGACGAAATGGGCCGACCCCATAGCATCTTGGCCGATGGCATTGTGGGGCGGGTGATTCAGCACGAAATCGACCACCTCAATGGGGTGTTATTTGTCGATCGGGCGGAAAATAAAATTGCCCTGAGCCAAGAACTAACCAGCCAAAACTTTTCCCTCAGCGCCGTCCGTGCCCTGTCTTAG